One part of the Bacteroidia bacterium genome encodes these proteins:
- the infB gene encoding translation initiation factor IF-2, translated as MAGQTKKYRLFKVAKELNVSTTLIVDHLSENGHEVANTPNTKLEAEHYDILLKEFASEKLMKEKAEQLSEKRKEEVRSNQTPPEPETPVVEEKAPDPLSADDLRNTIQTRKRRGAPTEPKTEEPQAEPEVKVETPPVVEEVVETPAPVVETVAPEPEAKVEPPKEETPAIGLKVVDKIDLDTIGPKGKRTRKKAEKVSTSESKQKPKVKEQPKAEPKVEKKAPPKKEVPVAKTEPVKEEEPAAEVEETVIRAGDNMPQLSGLTIKGKIELPGAKPKKEKNKPNQEEKKSSSGGDSDEEGGDANKKRRRRRKRKRKSAVKEDVGKKGGSGSGGRGGSGGKEKPTQKEVDKSIRDTFSQMGRGASRNRQRLRRAKRDADAERRAQELAEQEEGERIIDVTEFITANEFANLIDVPVNEIITKCFQLGIMVSINQRLDAEVLTLIGEEYGFDINFIDAKETELELEEEEDDPATLQPRSPIITVMGHVDHGKTTLLDHLRKTNVTSQEAGGITQHIGAYQVKLGSGNTVTFLDTPGHEAFTAMRARGAKATDVVIIVVAADDAVMPQTKEAINHAEAASVPIVFAINKIDRNGADPERIKGQLAEMNYLVEDWGGKYQSQDISALKGDGVEDLLEKVILESELLELKANPDRSAVGTVIEARVDKGRGNVATVLVQTGTLKVGDEMVAGIHYGKVRALIDQNGQRVKTAGPSVPVQMLGLGGHPQAGDKFYIFDEDGKAKNIAQKRSELYREQQFRQTKRITLEEIGRRRAIGNFKELNIIIRGDVDGSVEALSGSLLKLSNDEVEVNIIWKGVGAISEADVNLAIASDAIILAFNVRPNSLARALAEREEVDIRMYSVIYDAINDIKDALEGLLSPEIKEEIIGTAEVKEVFKVTKVGNVAGSQCLSGKIKREEPIRVIRDSVVIYDSKLSSLKRFKDDVKEVVSGQEFGFMVENYNDIKVGDVLECYHVNEIRRKL; from the coding sequence ATGGCAGGACAGACAAAAAAGTACAGGTTATTTAAAGTCGCGAAGGAATTGAATGTCTCGACTACCTTGATCGTGGACCACCTGAGTGAGAATGGTCATGAGGTAGCGAATACCCCTAACACCAAGTTAGAGGCTGAGCACTATGATATCCTGCTCAAAGAGTTTGCTTCGGAAAAACTCATGAAGGAAAAAGCTGAGCAGCTCTCTGAGAAACGCAAAGAAGAGGTCCGTAGCAACCAAACACCGCCCGAACCGGAAACCCCTGTGGTTGAAGAAAAGGCGCCGGATCCGTTATCTGCGGATGACCTTAGAAACACAATTCAAACCCGGAAAAGAAGAGGTGCGCCTACAGAACCCAAAACAGAAGAACCACAAGCTGAACCAGAAGTAAAAGTGGAAACTCCTCCTGTTGTGGAAGAAGTAGTAGAAACCCCTGCCCCTGTGGTTGAAACTGTCGCTCCTGAGCCAGAAGCTAAAGTGGAACCTCCAAAAGAGGAGACACCGGCTATTGGATTGAAAGTGGTAGATAAAATTGACCTTGATACGATTGGCCCTAAGGGGAAAAGAACCCGGAAAAAAGCCGAAAAGGTCAGCACTTCTGAATCAAAACAGAAGCCAAAAGTAAAAGAACAGCCTAAGGCAGAACCTAAGGTTGAGAAAAAAGCTCCGCCCAAAAAAGAAGTGCCTGTAGCAAAAACAGAACCCGTTAAGGAAGAAGAACCAGCTGCAGAAGTAGAAGAAACGGTAATCAGGGCGGGAGATAATATGCCTCAATTATCTGGTCTGACGATCAAAGGTAAGATCGAATTACCAGGTGCCAAGCCTAAGAAAGAAAAGAATAAGCCTAATCAGGAAGAGAAAAAATCTTCTTCAGGTGGAGATTCTGATGAAGAAGGAGGTGACGCAAATAAGAAGAGAAGAAGAAGACGGAAAAGAAAGCGCAAGTCTGCCGTTAAGGAAGACGTGGGCAAAAAAGGAGGATCAGGATCCGGAGGCCGAGGAGGATCAGGTGGAAAAGAGAAACCTACCCAGAAAGAGGTGGACAAATCCATCCGGGATACGTTCTCTCAAATGGGAAGAGGTGCTTCCAGAAACCGTCAGCGCTTACGTAGGGCAAAAAGGGATGCAGATGCAGAAAGACGTGCGCAGGAGCTTGCAGAACAGGAAGAAGGCGAACGCATCATTGATGTAACAGAATTCATCACGGCAAATGAATTTGCCAACCTTATAGACGTACCCGTCAATGAGATTATTACCAAATGTTTCCAATTGGGAATCATGGTATCGATCAACCAAAGACTGGATGCGGAAGTATTGACACTAATTGGAGAAGAATACGGATTTGATATCAACTTCATCGATGCGAAGGAAACGGAGCTCGAACTGGAAGAAGAGGAAGACGATCCTGCTACGCTTCAACCCCGTTCCCCGATCATTACGGTTATGGGACACGTTGACCATGGTAAAACCACACTGCTTGACCACTTGAGAAAAACTAATGTTACTTCTCAGGAAGCAGGAGGGATCACCCAGCACATTGGTGCTTACCAGGTTAAGTTGGGAAGTGGAAATACAGTTACCTTTTTGGATACTCCGGGTCACGAAGCCTTTACCGCCATGCGTGCAAGGGGTGCCAAAGCTACCGATGTGGTTATCATTGTAGTAGCAGCGGATGATGCTGTGATGCCTCAGACCAAAGAGGCCATTAACCATGCCGAAGCAGCAAGTGTACCTATCGTATTTGCCATCAATAAAATAGACCGTAATGGTGCCGATCCTGAGAGAATCAAAGGCCAATTGGCTGAGATGAACTATCTCGTAGAGGATTGGGGAGGTAAATATCAGTCTCAGGATATCTCAGCCTTAAAAGGAGATGGTGTTGAGGACCTATTGGAGAAAGTGATTCTGGAATCTGAACTCCTCGAACTCAAAGCCAATCCTGATAGATCTGCAGTAGGAACCGTCATTGAGGCAAGGGTAGATAAAGGTCGGGGTAATGTTGCAACCGTTCTGGTTCAGACAGGTACCCTGAAAGTAGGAGACGAAATGGTTGCCGGTATTCACTATGGAAAAGTACGGGCCCTGATTGATCAGAATGGGCAGAGAGTAAAAACTGCAGGTCCATCGGTACCCGTTCAGATGTTGGGACTGGGTGGACACCCACAAGCAGGTGATAAGTTTTACATCTTCGATGAAGATGGGAAAGCCAAAAATATTGCGCAAAAGCGTTCGGAGCTTTATCGTGAGCAGCAGTTCCGTCAAACCAAGCGTATTACGCTTGAAGAGATTGGACGTCGTCGCGCCATCGGTAACTTCAAAGAACTCAACATTATCATCCGTGGTGATGTGGACGGTTCGGTAGAAGCACTCTCCGGATCATTACTGAAACTCTCCAATGATGAGGTTGAAGTAAACATCATCTGGAAAGGTGTTGGTGCTATCAGTGAAGCAGATGTAAACCTCGCGATTGCTTCTGATGCGATTATCCTTGCATTCAACGTTAGGCCTAACTCTCTTGCAAGAGCTTTGGCAGAAAGAGAAGAAGTAGATATCCGCATGTATAGTGTTATCTACGATGCCATCAATGATATCAAAGATGCATTGGAAGGACTTCTTTCTCCGGAAATCAAGGAAGAGATCATTGGTACTGCAGAAGTAAAAGAAGTCTTCAAAGTTACCAAAGTGGGTAATGTCGCTGGATCTCAGTGTCTCAGTGGAAAAATTAAGAGAGAAGAGCCGATTCGCGTCATTCGTGATAGTGTGGTCATCTATGACTCCAAGCTTTCCTCACTCAAGCGTTTCAAAGACGATGTGAAAGAAGTAGTAAGTGGGCAGGAATTTGGTTTCATGGTAGAAAACTACAATGATATCAAAGTCGGAGATGTGCTGGAATGCTACCACGTCAACGAGATTCGCCGTAAACTTTAG
- the nusA gene encoding transcription termination factor NusA: MAKRKVVDPKINLVEAFTEFSRFKNIDRATLMGVLEEVFRTMIRKEYGSDENFEIIVNVDKGDIQGFRERVVVEDFELEDETQQIPLSEALQIDEDYEVGDDLAEEINFFSFGRKIVQTAKQTLTQKIRDLEKASVVEQYEELVGTIIVGEVYQVWRNEILILHEGNELTLPRTEQIPKDRFRKGDTIRAVVLEVTMKNNNPRIIISRSSELFLEKLFEQEVPEIFDGLINIRGIVREPGERAKVAVESYDDRIDPVGACVGMKGSRIHGIVRELRNENIDVISYTSNEQLYIQRALSPAKISSIKINEEDNGAHVFLKPDQISLAIGKNGLNIKLAGKLTGYQIDVYRELDPDEEDVDLDEFNDEIEQWVIDEIKRIGCDTAKSVLSLSRDELVRRSNLEEETAEQVLTVLRAEFDEDSSNDG, encoded by the coding sequence ATGATTCGTAAAGAGTATGGATCAGATGAGAATTTCGAGATCATTGTAAATGTTGATAAAGGAGATATTCAGGGCTTTCGTGAGCGGGTAGTAGTAGAGGATTTTGAGCTGGAGGATGAAACTCAGCAAATCCCGCTGAGTGAAGCACTGCAAATCGATGAGGATTATGAGGTAGGAGATGACCTGGCAGAAGAAATCAATTTCTTCTCATTTGGTAGAAAAATCGTTCAGACTGCAAAGCAAACCCTGACGCAGAAAATTCGCGACCTGGAGAAAGCTTCTGTAGTAGAGCAATATGAAGAACTGGTAGGGACGATCATTGTCGGAGAAGTGTATCAGGTTTGGAGAAATGAAATCCTGATCCTTCATGAAGGAAACGAACTTACCCTGCCTCGTACAGAGCAGATCCCCAAGGACCGCTTTCGCAAGGGTGATACCATCCGCGCAGTTGTGCTTGAGGTTACGATGAAGAATAATAATCCGAGGATCATCATCTCCAGATCTTCTGAACTCTTCCTTGAGAAACTATTCGAACAGGAAGTACCAGAAATCTTTGATGGATTGATCAATATCAGAGGGATTGTTCGTGAGCCGGGAGAAAGAGCCAAAGTAGCAGTAGAAAGTTACGATGATCGTATTGACCCGGTAGGAGCTTGTGTAGGGATGAAAGGTAGCCGTATCCACGGTATTGTGAGAGAGCTTCGAAATGAAAACATTGATGTTATCAGCTACACCAGCAATGAGCAGCTGTACATCCAAAGAGCATTGAGCCCGGCAAAAATCTCCAGCATTAAAATTAATGAGGAGGATAATGGAGCCCATGTGTTCTTGAAACCAGATCAGATATCACTGGCAATCGGTAAAAATGGCCTCAATATCAAACTTGCAGGCAAATTGACCGGCTACCAAATTGATGTATACAGGGAGCTTGATCCCGACGAAGAAGACGTAGATCTTGACGAATTTAACGATGAGATCGAACAGTGGGTAATTGATGAAATCAAGCGAATTGGTTGTGATACAGCCAAAAGCGTTCTTTCTCTTTCCAGGGATGAATTGGTACGAAGATCTAACTTGGAGGAAGAAACAGCAGAGCAAGTACTTACCGTACTTAGAGCTGAATTCGATGAAGATAGTAGTAATGATGGTTAA